One window from the genome of Xiphophorus hellerii strain 12219 chromosome 16, Xiphophorus_hellerii-4.1, whole genome shotgun sequence encodes:
- the plcd3a gene encoding 1-phosphatidylinositol 4,5-bisphosphate phosphodiesterase delta-3-A, whose amino-acid sequence MLGSSSKSASTGPKEEKRTAAERTRDPIRRLGILDNEDIRVMMQGCSMVKVRSLRWQKNRSLQLLEDGLTVWCETKSSRKGKSQQTFAVTEVDCVREGCQSDALRRLSETVPEDQCFTVIFTGSRKSLDLKCPTAEEAQRWVRGLRFLKDRVTSMTQKEKLDHWIQGYLKHADENQDGKMTYDEVKRLLQMINIDLNEQHTRCLFKRCDKSHDGRLDHNEIEEFCKELMRRPELEKVFRHYSSNGSVLSIAELRDFLGDQREDASLNHAQNLILTYEFNDLAQKKMVMTQNGFTMYMLSMENDVFNPNHAQIYQDMTCPLTHYFISSSHNTYLTKDQVTSASSTEPYIRALNQGCRCVELDCWDGDKGEPAIYHGHTFTSKVPFKEVIEAINQYAFKASPYPLILSLENHCSVEQQAVMAKHLRTILGKKLLTEPFSDLPLNELPSPEELRGRILVKGKRHTPHLGQLGKNGSFASFSSSCEDDQGSINKNTPKSDSAKVCSKLSPELSELVVYCKSVSFRGFESATKLPADEMSSFSENEALKLIKDSGKLFVRHNVRQLSRIYPSGQRLQSSNFDPQEMWNCGCHMVALNFQTPGEQMDLNQGRFLPNGRCGYILKPSFMCSPTSNFNPENTGGGPGHTPTQLTIKIISAQQLPKINTEKATSIVDPQVVVEIHGVAIDRAKNKTPRIDNNGFNPRWDCTLSFQLQVPELALVRFVVEDHDHAAKNDFVGQFTLPFTSLRTGYRHVHLLKADGSSLSPASLFIHVKVSNLGVPVKSVAERMAMAKGKK is encoded by the exons GGATTTTGGACAATGAGGACATCCGTGTGATGATGCAGGGCTGCAGCATGGTAAAAGTTCGCTCTCTGAGGTGGCAGAAGAACCGcagcctgcagctgctggaggacggACTCACCGTGTGGTGTGAGACAAAAAGCTCCCGCAAAGGCAAATCCCAGCAGACAT TTGCAGTGACGGAGGTGGACTGCGTGCGCGAAGGCTGCCAGTCGGACGCCCTGAGACGGCTGTCCGAGACGGTGCCGGAGGACCAGTGCTTCACGGTGATCTTCACGGGATCCAGGAAGAGCCTGGACCTGAAGTGCCCCACCGCTGAGGAGGCCCAGCGCTGGGTGCGAGGCCTCCGCTTCCTGAAGGACCGCGTCACCAGCATGACGCAGAAGGAAAAGCTGGACCA TTGGATTCAAGGCTACCTGAAGCATGCAGATGAAAACCAGGATGGTAAGATGACCTACGACGAGGTCAAACGGCTGCTGCAGATGATCAACATCGACCTGAACGAGCAACACACGCGCTGTTTGTTCAAG CGCTGTGACAAGTCCCACGACGGCCGCCTGGATCACAATGAGATCGAAGAGTTCTGCAAGGAGCTCATGCGACGACCCGAGCTGGAGAAAGTGTTCAGACACTACTCCAGCAACGGCTCTGTGCTCTCTATCGCGGAGCTGCGCGACTTCCTGGGAGACCAGCGAGAGGACGCCTCGCTGAATCACGCTCAAAATCTCATACTCACCTACGAGTTCAACGACTTGG CTCAGAAGAAGATGGTGATGACACAGAACGGTTTCACCATGTACATGCTGTCTATGGAAAATGACGTCTTTAACCCAAACCACGCCCAAATCTACCAGGACATGACCTGCCCCTTGACCCACTACTTCATCTCCTCATCCCACAACACTTACCTCACCAAGGACCAGGTCACCAGCGCCAGCAGCACCGAGCCTTACATCCG GGCTCTGAATCAGGGATGCCGATGTGTGGAGCTGGACTGCTGGGATGGAGATAAAGGTGAGCCTGCCATTTACCACGGCCACACCTTTACCTCCAAGGTTCCCTTCAAGGAAGTCATTGAAGCCATCAACCAGTACGCCTTTAAG GCGTCCCCGTACCCCCTGATACTGTCCTTGGAGAACCACTGTTCAGTGGAGCAGCAGGCTGTCATGGCCAAACACCTTCGCACCATTCTGGGCAAGAAACTGCTCACCGAGCCTTTCAGTGACCTGCCGCTTAATGAGCTGCCTTCCCCTGAA GAGCTCAGGGGGCGTATCCTTGTGAAGGGAAAGAGACACACTCCTCACCTTGGTCAGCTGGGAAAGAACGGGAGCTTCGCTAGCTTCTCCTCGAGCTGTGAAGACGATCAAGGAAGCATTAACAAGAACACACCCAAGAGTGACTCTGCAAAG GTCTGTTCCAAGCTTAGCCCCGAGCTGTCGGAGCTGGTGGTCTACTGCAAGAGCGTCTCCTTCCGTGGGTTTGAAAGTGCAACCAAACTACCAGCAGATGAAATGTCGTCTTTTTCTGAAAACGAGGCGCTCAAGCTCATCAAAGACTCTG GGAAGCTTTTTGTACGACATAACGTCAGGCAGCTGAGCCGGATCTACCCCTCTGGCCAGCGCCTCCAATCATCCAACTTTGATCCTCAGGAGATGTGGAACTGCGGCTGCCACATGG TGGCTCTAAACTTCCAGACTCCCGGGGAACAGATGGACCTCAACCAGGGACGCTTCCTCCCCAATGGTCGCTGTGGATATATTCTGAAGCCCAGCTTTATGTGCAGCCCAACATCCAACTTTAACCCCGAGAACACGGGCGGAGGCCCCGGCCACACCCCCACCCAGCTGACCATAAAA ATCATATCTGCTCAACAACtacccaaaataaacacagagaaagcCACCTCCATTGTGGACCCACAGGTAGTGGTAGAAATCCATGGAGTGGCCATAGATAGGGCAAAGAATAAAACCCCCCGCATTGACAACAACG GCTTCAACCCAAGATGGGACTGCACTCTGAGCTTCCAGCTGCAGGTCCCTGAGCTGGCTCTGGTGCGATTTGTTGTGGAAGATCATGACCATGCAGCCAAAAATGACTTTGTGGGGCAGTTCACGTTGCCCTTCACAAGCCTCCGTACAG GATATCGACATGTTCACCTACTGAAGGCAGATGGCTCCAGCTTGTCCCCAGCCTCACTCTTCATCCATGTAAAAGTGAGCAACCTAGGAGTTCCTGTCAAGAGTGTGGCAGAGCGTATGGCCATGGCGAaaggaaaaaagtga